In a genomic window of Zingiber officinale cultivar Zhangliang chromosome 9B, Zo_v1.1, whole genome shotgun sequence:
- the LOC122025074 gene encoding sphinganine C4-monooxygenase 2-like encodes MAFAVASDEVLGTFVPVAVYWIYSGIYALLGDLDEYRLHNKAEEDTKNVVSKSTVVKGVLVQQAFQIAVSLSLFSVVSDDNGTKVQPSLLTLAIQFMAAMFVLDTWQYFIHRYMHINKSLYKHIHSKHHTLVVPYAYGALYNHPLEGLLLDTLGGALSFVVSGMTPRTGIFFFCFATIKTVDDHCGLWLPGNLLHMFFSNNSAYHDVHHQLYGTKFNFSQPFFVTWDKILGTYMPYSLEKRKEGGFEVRPIKVKS; translated from the exons ATGGCATTTGCAGTGGCATCTGATGAGGTTTTAGGCACATTTGTGCCTGTTGCTGTGTATTGGATCTACTCAGGAATCTATGCGTTGCTCGGCGACTTGGACGAGTACAGATTGCACAACAAGGCTGAAGAGGACACCAAGAATGTCGTCTCTAAGTCCACCGTCGTCAAAGGCGTTCTTGTTCAACAGGCTTTTCAGATTGCGGTTTCCCTTTCTTTGTTCTCC GTTGTTAGCGACGATAACGGAACAAAGGTGCAACCCAGCTTACTCACGCTCGCCATCCAGTTCATGGCTGCCATGTTTGTGCTCGATACATGGCAGTATTTCATTCACAGGTACATGCACATCAATAAGTCATTGTACAAGCACATTCACTCCAAGCACCACACCCTCGTTGTGCCCTACGCCTATGGTGCACTGTACAACCACCCTCTAGAGGGTCTTCTCCTAGACACTCTTGGTGGAGCTCTATCGTTTGTTGTCTCGGGGATGACTCCTCGCACTGGCATTTTCTTCTTTTGCTTTGCGACTATTAAGACTGTCGACGACCATTGTGGCTTGTGGCTGCCTGGGAACCTATTACACATGTTCTTTAGCAACAACAGTGCATATCATGATGTGCATCATCAGCTCTATGGCACCAAATTCAATTTCTCGCAACCATTCTTCGTTACGTGGGATAAAATTTTAGGAACTTACATGCCCTACTCGCTTGAGAAGAGGAAAGAAGGTGGATTTGAAGTTCGACCTATCAAAGTCAAGAGCTAA